The Neomonachus schauinslandi chromosome 4, ASM220157v2, whole genome shotgun sequence genome includes a region encoding these proteins:
- the ZDHHC18 gene encoding palmitoyltransferase ZDHHC18, protein MAAGEQRPCSLLFGEGVAWRICPFLARQLTLAIPIIAAILFFFVMSCLLRTSFTDPGILPRATVCEAAALEKQIDNTGSSTYRPPPRTREVMINGQMVKLKYCFTCKMFRPPRTSHCSVCDNCVERFDHHCPWVGNCVGRRNYRFFYAFILSLSFLTAFIFACVVTHLTLRSQGSNFLSTLKETPASVLELVICFFSIWSILGLSGFHTYLVASNLTTNEDIKGSWSSKRGGEASINPYSHRSVITNCCAVLCGPLPPSLIDRRGFVQSDTVLPSPVRSDEPACGAKPDASMIRKVSRLCRNLALQPAPSQHQA, encoded by the exons ATGGCGGCTGGGGAACAGCGCCCCTGTTCACTGCTGTTTGGGGAAGGTGTTGCCTGGCGTAT ctgtccCTTCCTGGCCCGCCAGCTGACGCTCGCCATCCCCATCATCGCTGCCATCCTCTTCTTCTTCGTCATGAGCTGCCTGCTGCGGACCAGTTTCACCGACCCCGGGATCCTGCCCCGGGCCACCGTCTGTGAGGCAGCTGCCCTGGAGAAACAGATCG ATAACACAGGCAGTTCCACATACCGGCCACCGCCTCGGACCCGGGAGGTGATGATCAACGGGCAGATGGTCAAGTTGAAGTACTGCTTCACCTGCAAGATGTTTCGGCCACCACGGACGTCACACTGCAGTGTCTGTGACAACTGTGTGG AACGGTTTGACCATCACTGTCCTTGGGTGGGCAACTGTGTGGGGAGACGGAACTATCGCTTCTTCTACGCATTTATTCTCTCCCTCTCGTTCCTGACGGCCTTCATCTTCGCCTGTGTGGTCACCCACCTGACGCTAC GCTCTCAGGGAAGCAACTTCCTCTCCACTCTGAAGGAGACACCAGCAAG TGTGCTGGAGTTGGTGATCTGCTTCTTCTCCATCTGGTCCATCCTGGGCCTCTCAGGGTTTCATACTTACCTCGTCGCCTCCAACCTGACAACTAACGAAGAC ATCAAAGGCTCGTGGTCCAGCAAGAGGGGCGGTGAGGCCTCCATCAATCCCTACAGCCATAGAAGTGTTATCACCAACTGCTGTGCTGTGCTCTGCGGCCCCCTACCTCCCAG CCTGATTGACCGAAGGGGATTTGTGCAGTCTGACACCGTGTTGCCCTCACCCGTCAGAAGCGATGAGCCAGCCTGCGGAGCCAAGCCCGACGCCAGCATG